A stretch of Streptomyces vietnamensis DNA encodes these proteins:
- a CDS encoding LysR family transcriptional regulator — protein sequence MIDIYETEFRKADLNLLVVFAALMRERSVTRAAAALHLSQGATSAALGRLRGLFGDELFTRTRTGVEPTPRAVALARRIEPALGLIHGAMTDRDRFDPATARRTFTLGMSDDLEAVLLPRLLNATAGLPGIRLAVRQASRNTVADMLDRGEIDLGVAAAPAHGPDHRSQDLFPSGYTCLFNPRLLPLRTPLTLDDYLAHPHLLISYDGRRGIVDDILEARGLTRRVVASTTHFAGAALQLATLPALATVPAHAATVYADLLDLTETPPPIPMPAYTVSATWHGSAGDDPAHAWLRGLVGALARGETPDDRSGPPS from the coding sequence ATGATCGACATCTATGAAACCGAATTCAGGAAGGCCGACCTCAACCTTCTGGTGGTCTTCGCCGCCCTGATGCGCGAGCGCAGCGTCACCCGGGCCGCCGCCGCGCTGCACCTGAGCCAGGGCGCCACCAGCGCGGCCCTCGGACGCCTGCGCGGGCTCTTCGGCGACGAGCTGTTCACCCGCACGCGCACCGGCGTCGAGCCGACGCCGCGCGCCGTCGCACTGGCCCGCCGCATCGAGCCGGCCCTCGGCCTGATCCACGGCGCCATGACCGATCGTGACCGCTTCGACCCGGCGACCGCCCGGCGCACCTTCACCCTGGGCATGTCGGACGACCTGGAGGCGGTCCTGCTGCCCCGCCTGCTGAACGCCACGGCCGGCCTGCCGGGCATCCGGCTCGCCGTACGGCAGGCCAGCCGCAACACCGTCGCCGACATGCTCGACCGCGGAGAGATCGACCTCGGCGTGGCCGCCGCCCCCGCACACGGCCCCGACCACCGCAGCCAGGACCTGTTCCCCTCCGGTTACACCTGCCTGTTCAACCCCCGCCTCCTGCCGCTCCGGACCCCGCTCACCCTCGACGACTACCTCGCTCACCCCCACCTGCTGATCTCCTACGACGGCCGGCGCGGCATCGTCGACGACATCCTGGAAGCACGCGGCCTCACCCGCCGCGTGGTCGCCTCCACCACCCACTTCGCCGGAGCGGCCCTCCAGCTCGCGACCCTGCCCGCCCTCGCCACCGTCCCCGCCCACGCGGCCACCGTCTACGCCGACCTGCTCGACCTCACCGAGACCCCGCCCCCCATCCCGATGCCCGCGTACACCGTCAGCGCCACCTGGCACGGCAGTGCCGGCGACGACCCCGCCCACGCATGGCTCCGCGGGCTCGTCGGCGCGCTGGCTCGCGGCGAGACACCGGACGATCGGAGTGGGCCGCCCAGCTGA
- a CDS encoding N-formylglutamate amidohydrolase → MTDTAPSFRLLPGAPDSPVLLHVPHSSREVPPDVREGILLGDKELALELDHITDSHTAEIAAVAAAAAGTTPWRFVNGLSRLVVDPERFPDEREEMLSVGMGAVYTRTTHRAPLRPDGFDPAPLLDRYFTPYARAMTEAVAERLAVAGRVVIVDVHSYPTERLPYELHGEGPRPPVCLGTDAFHTPPALLDAAREAFAGFGGVGTDSPFAGTYVPLAHYGRDPRVSALMVEIRRDLYMSEPGGPAGPGAEALGAALAALVDAVASAGEHARSA, encoded by the coding sequence ATGACCGACACCGCGCCCTCCTTCCGCCTCCTCCCCGGAGCCCCGGACTCCCCCGTCCTCCTCCACGTACCGCACTCCTCCCGCGAGGTGCCTCCGGACGTGCGCGAGGGGATCCTGCTCGGCGACAAGGAGCTGGCCCTCGAACTGGACCACATCACCGACTCCCACACGGCGGAGATCGCCGCCGTGGCCGCGGCGGCGGCCGGCACGACACCCTGGCGGTTCGTCAACGGGCTCTCGCGCCTCGTCGTCGATCCGGAGCGCTTCCCGGACGAGCGCGAGGAGATGCTGTCGGTGGGGATGGGTGCGGTGTACACCCGTACCACCCACCGCGCGCCGCTGCGGCCGGACGGTTTCGACCCGGCGCCGCTGCTCGACCGGTACTTCACCCCGTACGCCCGGGCCATGACGGAGGCCGTGGCCGAGCGGCTCGCCGTGGCGGGACGGGTGGTGATCGTCGACGTCCACTCGTACCCGACCGAGCGGCTGCCGTACGAGCTGCACGGCGAAGGGCCGCGCCCGCCGGTCTGCCTCGGCACGGACGCCTTCCACACGCCGCCCGCGCTGCTCGACGCGGCGCGGGAGGCGTTCGCCGGGTTCGGCGGCGTCGGCACGGACAGTCCCTTCGCGGGGACGTACGTGCCGCTGGCGCACTACGGCCGGGATCCGCGGGTGAGCGCCCTGATGGTGGAGATCCGCCGCGACCTGTACATGAGCGAGCCGGGCGGTCCGGCGGGCCCGGGCGCCGAGGCCCTCGGGGCGGCCCTGGCCGCCCTGGTCGACGCGGTGGCCTCAGCGGGTGAGCATGCCCGATCGGCGTAA
- a CDS encoding helix-turn-helix transcriptional regulator, producing the protein MRADRLVATLLFLQTRTRVTVAEVAAELEVSPRTARRDLEALSTAGIPVYSQRGRGGGWSLVGGARTDLTGLTAEEIRALFLLAGPSSTTPELRTALRKLVRALPAPLRAGAEAASRAGLTDGTNWSRADVTATGPHLDALRRAVVDGIQVRLGYAGPGKPVGVRTVHPLGLVTKAGHDYLVAETERGLRTFRLSRVASVQATGEPVVRPPGFDLPTVWRSFAARLEERLYAATVRARAEPGAMAILERLFDGRLHVGPMLPDGWTEIRVDGPTPEVVATQLAGLGARVEVLDPPEARERLARLAVELAGVYGPPGSF; encoded by the coding sequence ATGAGAGCCGATCGCCTGGTGGCAACCCTGCTGTTCCTCCAAACACGCACCCGTGTGACCGTGGCCGAGGTCGCCGCCGAACTCGAAGTGTCGCCACGGACCGCACGCCGTGACCTGGAGGCCCTGTCCACCGCGGGCATCCCCGTCTACTCGCAGCGTGGCCGTGGCGGCGGCTGGTCGCTGGTCGGCGGCGCCCGTACGGACCTCACCGGGCTGACCGCCGAGGAGATCCGGGCACTGTTCCTGCTCGCGGGCCCTTCGTCCACCACGCCCGAACTCCGCACGGCATTGCGCAAGTTGGTACGTGCGCTGCCCGCACCCCTGCGTGCGGGCGCCGAGGCCGCGTCGCGGGCCGGCCTCACCGACGGCACGAACTGGTCGCGCGCCGACGTCACGGCCACCGGGCCGCACCTCGACGCGCTCCGGCGGGCCGTGGTGGACGGGATCCAGGTGCGGCTCGGGTACGCCGGGCCCGGCAAGCCCGTCGGCGTGCGAACCGTCCATCCGCTCGGGCTCGTGACCAAGGCCGGTCACGACTACCTCGTCGCCGAGACGGAGCGGGGCTTGCGAACCTTCCGGCTCAGCCGGGTCGCCTCGGTTCAGGCAACCGGCGAACCCGTCGTACGGCCACCCGGCTTCGACCTTCCCACGGTCTGGCGTTCGTTCGCCGCGCGCCTGGAGGAGCGGCTGTACGCGGCGACGGTTCGGGCCCGGGCCGAGCCGGGTGCCATGGCGATCCTGGAGCGGCTGTTCGACGGGCGCCTGCACGTCGGTCCGATGCTCCCCGACGGGTGGACGGAGATACGGGTCGACGGGCCGACGCCGGAGGTCGTCGCGACCCAGCTGGCCGGCCTTGGGGCACGCGTCGAGGTGCTGGACCCGCCGGAGGCAAGGGAGCGGCTCGCACGTCTGGCGGTCGAGCTGGCCGGTGTGTACGGGCCGCCGGGCTCTTTCTGA
- a CDS encoding TIGR03086 family metal-binding protein — protein MTQMENTPRFENTPRSTVAPDATADPRQGLLKAIALAGRTVAAVRPEQFDGPTPCPEFTVRRLAGHLVAVLRRIALAGRGGDVTSLPTVADDLADTEWQEAWDAAVREVEAAWADPAVLGRILTLPFGSLPGAAAAAVWTSEFTVHTWDMATATGQFPDWDPELVAISYAAMRRGLPAGPRDGAPFGAAVDVDADAPAIDRLVAWCGRKP, from the coding sequence ATGACACAGATGGAGAACACCCCACGGTTTGAGAACACCCCACGGTCCACTGTCGCCCCTGATGCCACCGCCGACCCTCGCCAGGGCCTTCTGAAGGCGATCGCGCTGGCCGGGCGTACCGTCGCCGCAGTCCGGCCCGAGCAGTTCGACGGACCCACGCCCTGCCCCGAGTTCACCGTCCGGCGGCTGGCCGGGCACCTCGTCGCCGTCCTGCGCCGGATCGCCCTCGCCGGGCGCGGTGGCGACGTGACGAGTCTCCCCACGGTCGCCGACGACCTCGCGGACACCGAATGGCAGGAGGCGTGGGACGCCGCGGTGCGTGAGGTCGAGGCGGCATGGGCGGATCCCGCGGTCCTGGGCCGGATACTGACACTGCCGTTCGGCAGCCTTCCGGGTGCTGCCGCCGCGGCCGTCTGGACCTCGGAATTCACCGTGCACACCTGGGACATGGCCACCGCGACCGGGCAGTTCCCGGACTGGGACCCCGAACTCGTGGCGATCTCGTACGCCGCCATGAGGCGCGGGCTGCCCGCCGGGCCGCGTGACGGTGCGCCGTTCGGGGCCGCGGTGGACGTCGACGCGGACGCGCCGGCCATCGACCGCCTCGTGGCGTGGTGCGGACGCAAGCCGTAA
- a CDS encoding nitrilase-related carbon-nitrogen hydrolase: protein MTTTASGPRRTVTVAVAQAAAPLFDTPAAVARAEELLREASARGAEVVVLPEAFIGGYPKGLDFGITVGSRTPAGRDLFRRYQAAAIEVPGPETGTLAAVTRELGVHAVIGAVERRGSTLYCVALFFGPDGYLGLHRKLMPTAAERYLWGQGDGSTLPVVDTGTARLGAAICWENYMPLLRTAMYAKGVDLWCAPTVDDRDAWQATMRHIALEGRCFVLSACQYLRRDGLPDDLHPVQGDAPDTVLIGGGSVIVSPLGEVLAGPLRDGEGVLTAELDLDELARARFDLDTTGHYARPDVFTLHVDETARTTVTGS, encoded by the coding sequence ATGACCACGACTGCCTCAGGGCCCCGCCGCACCGTGACCGTCGCCGTCGCCCAGGCGGCCGCCCCGCTCTTCGACACCCCGGCCGCGGTGGCCCGGGCCGAGGAACTCCTCCGCGAGGCCTCCGCCCGGGGCGCCGAGGTCGTCGTCCTTCCCGAGGCGTTCATCGGCGGCTACCCCAAGGGACTGGACTTCGGCATCACGGTCGGCAGCCGCACCCCCGCGGGCCGTGACCTCTTCCGCCGCTACCAGGCCGCCGCCATCGAGGTCCCGGGACCGGAGACCGGGACGCTCGCCGCCGTCACCCGGGAACTCGGCGTCCACGCCGTGATCGGCGCGGTCGAACGCCGGGGCTCCACCCTGTACTGCGTCGCGCTCTTCTTCGGCCCCGACGGCTACCTCGGCCTGCACCGCAAGCTCATGCCCACCGCCGCCGAGCGCTACCTGTGGGGCCAGGGCGACGGCTCCACCCTGCCCGTCGTCGACACCGGCACCGCCCGCCTCGGCGCGGCCATCTGCTGGGAGAACTACATGCCGCTCCTGCGCACCGCGATGTACGCCAAGGGCGTGGACCTGTGGTGCGCGCCGACCGTCGACGACCGCGACGCCTGGCAGGCCACCATGCGCCACATCGCCCTGGAAGGCCGCTGCTTCGTCCTCTCCGCCTGCCAGTACCTGCGCCGCGACGGCCTGCCGGACGACCTCCACCCCGTCCAGGGCGACGCGCCCGACACCGTACTGATCGGCGGCGGCTCCGTCATCGTCTCCCCGCTGGGCGAGGTCCTCGCCGGGCCGCTGCGCGACGGCGAGGGCGTCCTGACCGCCGAGCTCGACCTCGACGAGCTCGCCCGCGCCCGCTTCGACCTCGACACCACCGGCCACTACGCCCGCCCCGACGTCTTCACCCTCCACGTCGACGAAACCGCCCGCACCACCGTCACCGGGAGCTGA
- a CDS encoding DUF6296 family protein has protein sequence MNPLRYELVFSDSTGSAQDVVIVERTQLTGSGGHPVYTDATGIIRAEISDRDEVRILASGGHQEPSHSVRARPLPDTEAPSA, from the coding sequence ATGAACCCACTCCGCTACGAGCTGGTGTTCTCCGACAGCACAGGCTCGGCCCAGGACGTCGTGATCGTGGAGCGCACGCAGCTCACGGGGTCCGGAGGCCATCCCGTGTACACCGACGCCACCGGCATCATCCGGGCCGAGATCAGCGACCGGGACGAGGTACGGATCCTCGCCTCGGGCGGCCACCAGGAGCCCTCCCACAGCGTCAGGGCCCGCCCGCTCCCCGACACGGAGGCCCCCTCGGCCTGA